A section of the Roseivirga sp. BDSF3-8 genome encodes:
- a CDS encoding GumC family protein, producing MEENKYDIGVRSVANEDSESLIEKIDFGKLLLVIRKSLPWIILIVTITTLSAYLTVRYTKPLYESSSDLKLNIKSEASILGLNNLDEVEENKITNISGEIELIRSRLFFKKIIDELNLETTYHAYGNFLNDERYKNSPFTVVYELTDRSYYDKPFDVELLRPNTFRFSYTHNGQKYSSIHSFGEEITGEGFSIKIYGTEHYSPSLPDREYYFVINSEPSLINYLDNGLEVVPYNIKANTIRISFRDHNPFKAKDLVNAIDTLYLLYTREEKNKANKQKIDFLNEQLSLTEEKLGQYEDYFENFTIEYKTTDLKGDIGRVIGMMEQLDSMRFSYQKRLRFINQVYDEISVDDAAVNELLADNDYLPQDLTTLVQEFSELVQEKELLLTSYNPNTFTVKKKNQELELLKSSILDRLNSIRENIFTRLGEVNNRRLEMEDDFTTLPGKSMEYTKIKRKYDLDEERYLMLMEKKAEFQIAEAGTTTDFVILSSASVAPSPIYPQKGLVMGAGLVAGFIFSLLFVGGRYALHNKISSQSELEAVTSIPVLGTVPVYHLDNISETRMIVDKHPKSGVSEALRAIRTNLEFLTAKKKTKVISVTSTISGEGKTFVASNLGGIIAMSGSKVLIMDLDMRRPKVHKAFEKTNGSKGVSTLLIGRSTLEECIQRTSLENLDIISAGPNPPNPSELIMSTEMEEVLEHAKQLYDVVILDTPPVGLVTDGMLAMKKADLPLYIVRAEYSKKAFLKSVNRLVKVNRLNKLCLILNATSSYAEYGYGYGYGYGMGYYEEPDQVEKKSFFKKIFSRN from the coding sequence TTGGAAGAGAATAAATACGACATAGGTGTAAGGAGCGTAGCCAATGAGGATTCCGAGAGCCTGATTGAGAAAATCGATTTCGGAAAACTGTTGCTGGTAATTAGGAAAAGTCTGCCATGGATTATTCTGATAGTGACCATTACTACACTTTCAGCTTACTTAACTGTAAGGTATACGAAGCCCTTGTATGAATCCAGCTCTGACCTGAAGCTTAACATTAAAAGTGAGGCCAGCATTTTGGGTCTGAATAATCTCGATGAGGTAGAGGAAAATAAAATCACCAACATCAGCGGTGAAATAGAGCTCATCAGATCAAGACTGTTTTTTAAGAAAATAATTGATGAGCTGAACCTTGAAACAACCTACCATGCCTATGGTAATTTCTTAAATGATGAGAGGTACAAAAACAGTCCCTTTACAGTGGTATATGAGCTTACCGACCGCTCGTATTACGATAAGCCTTTTGACGTAGAGCTTTTAAGGCCTAATACCTTTCGGTTCAGTTATACGCATAATGGGCAAAAGTACAGCAGCATACATAGCTTCGGAGAGGAGATTACCGGCGAGGGCTTCAGTATAAAAATATATGGGACCGAGCACTATTCTCCATCATTACCCGACCGTGAATATTACTTTGTAATAAACAGTGAGCCGTCCCTGATTAACTACCTTGATAATGGCCTGGAGGTAGTTCCCTACAATATTAAGGCTAACACCATTCGTATTAGCTTTCGAGACCATAACCCCTTTAAGGCAAAGGATCTTGTAAATGCTATAGATACCCTGTACCTGCTTTACACCCGTGAAGAAAAAAACAAAGCCAATAAGCAGAAGATAGACTTCCTTAATGAGCAATTAAGTCTTACGGAAGAAAAGCTAGGTCAGTACGAAGACTATTTTGAGAACTTCACTATCGAGTACAAAACTACTGATCTAAAAGGAGATATCGGCCGGGTCATTGGTATGATGGAGCAACTGGACAGCATGCGGTTCTCATATCAAAAGAGACTTCGGTTTATAAACCAGGTGTACGACGAGATATCTGTAGATGACGCAGCTGTTAATGAATTATTGGCGGATAATGACTATCTGCCACAAGACCTTACCACGCTGGTTCAGGAGTTCAGCGAACTGGTTCAGGAAAAAGAGCTATTACTAACCAGCTACAACCCAAATACATTTACCGTTAAAAAGAAAAACCAGGAGTTGGAGCTACTCAAGTCTTCCATACTGGACAGGCTCAATAGTATCCGGGAGAACATCTTTACTCGTCTTGGCGAAGTAAATAACCGTCGCCTTGAAATGGAAGATGACTTTACGACATTACCCGGCAAAAGCATGGAGTACACAAAGATTAAGCGCAAGTATGATCTTGATGAAGAGCGGTACCTCATGCTTATGGAAAAAAAGGCTGAGTTTCAGATTGCTGAAGCAGGCACCACCACCGATTTTGTCATTCTTTCGAGCGCCTCAGTTGCACCTTCTCCTATTTACCCTCAAAAGGGCCTTGTCATGGGTGCAGGACTTGTAGCCGGCTTCATATTTAGCCTCCTCTTCGTTGGGGGTAGGTATGCCTTACACAATAAGATCAGCAGCCAGTCCGAGCTGGAGGCAGTGACTTCCATTCCCGTACTCGGTACTGTGCCTGTATATCACCTGGATAATATCTCAGAAACCCGGATGATTGTTGATAAGCATCCCAAGTCCGGAGTGAGCGAAGCCTTAAGGGCTATTCGTACTAATCTTGAGTTCCTTACAGCCAAAAAGAAAACGAAAGTAATATCAGTTACCTCTACCATAAGTGGCGAGGGAAAGACTTTTGTGGCCTCTAATCTGGGAGGTATTATCGCTATGTCCGGCTCAAAAGTGCTTATTATGGACCTGGACATGCGAAGGCCAAAAGTTCATAAGGCCTTCGAAAAAACTAATGGAAGCAAAGGTGTAAGTACCCTGCTTATCGGAAGAAGTACATTGGAGGAATGTATCCAGCGTACATCGCTGGAAAACCTCGATATAATTAGCGCAGGCCCCAACCCTCCCAATCCTTCAGAGCTAATTATGAGTACTGAGATGGAAGAGGTGCTAGAGCATGCCAAACAACTGTATGATGTAGTCATACTCGATACGCCACCAGTAGGATTAGTTACTGATGGGATGCTGGCTATGAAAAAAGCTGATTTGCCATTGTACATCGTACGGGCAGAGTATTCTAAAAAAGCTTTTCTTAAATCCGTCAATCGTTTGGTAAAGGTAAACAGGCTCAATAAATTGTGCCTGATACTAAATGCTACCAGCTCCTATGCCGAATATGGTTATGGCTATGGCTACGGGTACGGAATGGGATATTACGAAGAGCCAGACCAGGTAGAGAAGAAATCCTTTTTTAAGAAAATTTTTAGCAGAAACTAG
- the hflX gene encoding GTPase HflX, producing the protein MIDTLSVNGDNSIPETAVLVALVTREQTQEQVDEYLEELAFLATTLGTETKKMYTQKLEKPDIRTFVGKGKLEEIMEYVKAMDIGMVIFDDDLTPSQLRNLEKALKVRIYDRSLLILDIFLKRAQTAQAKTQVELARYQYLMPRLTRLWTHLERQRGGTGTRGGAGEKEIETDRRIIRNQINVLKKKLEKIEKQGEIQRKNRSNVVRAALVGYTNVGKSTLMRRLTKADVLAEDKLFATVDSTVRKVVIDQIPFLLSDTVGFIRKLPTHLIESFKSTLEEIREADILLHVIDVSHPNFEEHMQVVKETLSDIGATDKPTLLVFNKIDQYRANAEVAEDQVNGQEMEDIFEQEEPITIDHLKETFMARGEEEVVFISAQNKENMDELKTKLGEMVAQKHYTIFPNYLKHDVY; encoded by the coding sequence ATGATAGATACCCTTTCGGTAAACGGAGATAACAGCATACCTGAAACTGCCGTTCTGGTGGCTCTCGTAACTCGGGAACAAACTCAGGAACAGGTAGATGAATACCTTGAAGAACTGGCTTTTTTAGCTACAACACTGGGTACTGAGACTAAAAAAATGTATACCCAAAAGCTGGAGAAGCCTGACATACGTACGTTCGTAGGTAAAGGAAAGCTGGAGGAAATAATGGAGTACGTGAAGGCAATGGATATAGGCATGGTCATTTTTGACGATGACCTTACCCCTTCTCAGCTTCGAAATCTTGAAAAAGCGCTTAAGGTCCGTATATATGACCGAAGTTTATTAATCCTGGATATATTCCTGAAAAGGGCTCAGACCGCACAGGCAAAAACCCAGGTAGAACTGGCAAGGTACCAGTACCTAATGCCTAGACTTACAAGATTATGGACTCACCTGGAGCGCCAGCGCGGTGGTACGGGCACGCGTGGTGGTGCGGGTGAGAAGGAGATTGAAACTGACCGCCGTATTATCCGTAATCAGATAAATGTACTGAAGAAGAAGCTTGAGAAAATTGAAAAGCAAGGTGAAATTCAGCGAAAGAACCGCTCGAACGTAGTAAGGGCAGCACTTGTAGGGTATACCAACGTAGGCAAATCAACGCTGATGAGGCGTCTGACCAAGGCCGATGTACTAGCAGAGGATAAGCTATTTGCTACTGTTGATTCTACTGTGCGCAAGGTGGTGATAGATCAGATTCCTTTTCTGCTATCTGACACGGTAGGGTTTATCCGTAAGCTACCTACTCACCTCATCGAATCCTTTAAATCCACCCTCGAAGAAATTCGCGAAGCTGACATTCTCCTTCATGTTATAGACGTATCCCACCCTAACTTTGAGGAACATATGCAGGTGGTAAAAGAAACCCTCTCTGATATCGGGGCCACTGATAAGCCTACCCTCCTGGTATTTAACAAAATAGACCAGTATCGTGCAAATGCGGAAGTCGCTGAAGATCAGGTGAACGGGCAAGAGATGGAGGATATTTTTGAGCAGGAAGAACCAATTACAATTGATCACCTTAAAGAGACTTTTATGGCTCGTGGTGAGGAGGAGGTTGTCTTCATATCTGCGCAAAACAAAGAAAATATGGATGAGCTGAAAACCAAATTAGGCGAGATGGTTGCACAAAAGCATTACACTATTTTCCCCAATTACCTGAAGCACGATGTTTACTAA
- a CDS encoding phosphosulfolactate synthase, which produces MNYTLKSVPERTVKPRQTGFTMAMDKGLSLRQVEDFISVCGDYVDIVKLGWATSYVTPNLKEKIDLYKAAGIPTYLGGTLFEAFAIRGQFDDYRRVLDKYDLSFAEVSDGSIELDHDIKCEYIRKLSEQVTVLSEVGSKDAEKIIPPYKWIALMQAELDAGAWKVIGEAREGGNVGLFRSSGEVRSGLVEEILTKIPFEKIIWEAPQKAQQVWFIKLLGANVNLGNIAPHEVIPLETIRLGLRGDTFNHFLDIEKAGGTI; this is translated from the coding sequence ATGAATTATACCCTTAAGAGTGTGCCCGAGCGCACCGTTAAGCCCAGACAAACCGGGTTCACGATGGCTATGGACAAAGGTCTGAGCCTACGCCAGGTGGAAGATTTTATTTCCGTATGTGGTGACTATGTGGATATTGTTAAACTCGGCTGGGCCACTTCGTACGTTACACCTAACCTTAAGGAAAAAATAGACCTCTATAAAGCTGCGGGGATACCTACCTATCTTGGGGGTACTCTGTTTGAAGCTTTTGCGATTAGAGGACAGTTCGATGACTACCGGCGAGTGCTCGACAAGTATGACCTATCTTTCGCAGAGGTTAGTGATGGGTCTATAGAACTTGATCATGATATCAAGTGTGAATATATCCGGAAGCTATCTGAACAGGTGACCGTATTATCAGAAGTAGGCAGTAAAGATGCTGAAAAAATTATACCTCCCTATAAATGGATTGCCCTGATGCAGGCTGAGTTAGATGCCGGGGCGTGGAAAGTAATCGGTGAGGCTCGTGAAGGGGGTAATGTCGGTCTGTTCCGCTCTAGTGGAGAGGTAAGAAGCGGTCTTGTGGAAGAGATCCTCACCAAGATCCCTTTTGAGAAGATAATATGGGAGGCTCCACAAAAAGCCCAGCAGGTCTGGTTTATTAAACTACTAGGTGCTAACGTGAATCTTGGTAATATTGCCCCGCACGAAGTCATTCCTCTGGAAACTATCAGACTTGGGTTGAGGGGTGATACTTTCAATCACTTTCTAGACATAGAAAAAGCAGGCGGCACGATTTAA
- a CDS encoding tetratricopeptide repeat protein → MGDSFKRREEGKELINQFEENLRNKSYCFFDIEAYEEIIDHYLERGNFKKALKACDIALEQYPFSTELRLEKAQILTNMQRFDESLELLEEAGNLQPNDPDVLFYSGSVYSLMGKYDDAIEMFNRAIHVCEDRDEVYYHMGLAYQGMGKYGEAIDCYRESIEINLNHENALYELAYCLDMIGELESSITFYKKFIDADPYSSSAWYNLGIIYNKLEKFEEAIQAYDYATVIDDEFASAWFNMGNSFMNLDKYADALRCYEKTLDAEGASAEIYNYIGSAHEKLDNYGKAITFYKKAVKLDQLYDQAYFGLGCCLIRQDRAYEGIHFLNKALKLDAENFEYWLAVADAEYQVGNVVSSLEAYYEASLLNPEHAAMWLDWSLILYDQGNYDEAIDIVMNGIEELPEEAELYYRVTAYLIANGKYKEAFNFLENALILNFDMHTLLLEFFPKLETQKALFKVIEQFRKEKP, encoded by the coding sequence ATGGGAGATAGTTTTAAACGACGCGAAGAGGGAAAAGAATTGATTAATCAATTCGAGGAAAACCTGAGAAATAAAAGCTATTGCTTTTTTGATATTGAAGCGTATGAAGAAATTATAGATCACTACCTCGAAAGAGGAAACTTTAAAAAGGCCCTTAAAGCCTGTGATATTGCCCTTGAGCAATACCCCTTCTCTACTGAACTCAGACTTGAAAAAGCCCAGATACTTACTAATATGCAGCGGTTCGATGAATCGCTGGAACTACTGGAAGAGGCAGGAAATTTACAGCCCAATGATCCTGACGTGCTTTTCTATTCCGGCTCAGTGTATTCCCTAATGGGAAAATATGATGATGCTATAGAAATGTTCAATCGCGCCATTCATGTATGTGAAGATCGCGATGAAGTTTATTACCACATGGGCCTTGCCTATCAGGGCATGGGTAAGTATGGAGAGGCGATTGATTGCTACAGAGAGTCTATTGAAATAAACCTTAATCATGAAAACGCTCTTTACGAGCTGGCATATTGCCTCGATATGATTGGGGAGCTTGAAAGTAGTATCACCTTTTACAAGAAATTTATTGATGCTGATCCTTACTCCAGCAGTGCCTGGTATAATCTGGGCATCATTTATAATAAGCTGGAGAAGTTTGAAGAGGCTATTCAGGCCTATGATTATGCCACAGTAATAGACGACGAGTTTGCTTCCGCATGGTTTAATATGGGTAACTCCTTTATGAACCTTGACAAGTATGCAGACGCACTGAGGTGCTATGAGAAGACACTTGATGCAGAAGGAGCAAGTGCAGAAATATACAATTACATCGGTTCAGCTCATGAGAAGCTGGACAACTATGGGAAAGCTATCACTTTCTATAAAAAAGCTGTAAAGCTGGATCAGCTTTATGATCAGGCCTACTTTGGTCTTGGTTGCTGCCTCATCAGGCAGGATCGTGCATATGAGGGTATACATTTTTTAAATAAGGCCCTTAAGCTGGATGCAGAGAACTTTGAATACTGGCTCGCCGTAGCCGATGCTGAATACCAGGTGGGTAATGTAGTAAGCAGCCTTGAAGCTTACTACGAGGCCAGCCTTCTCAATCCGGAACATGCGGCTATGTGGCTGGACTGGTCACTTATACTATACGATCAGGGTAACTATGATGAAGCCATTGACATAGTTATGAATGGTATAGAAGAGCTTCCTGAAGAAGCTGAACTATACTATCGGGTCACTGCCTACCTGATTGCTAATGGTAAATACAAAGAAGCATTCAATTTTCTTGAAAATGCCTTAATTTTGAACTTCGACATGCATACGCTACTTTTGGAGTTTTTCCCTAAGCTGGAAACACAGAAAGCGTTGTTCAAGGTTATTGAGCAGTTCAGAAAAGAAAAACCCTGA
- a CDS encoding alanine racemase: MRSTFPQIQKPTLLVDKNKALANLEKMSMKAAKAGLSYRPHFKTHQSIAVGEWHRAYDIDKIAVSSVDMADYFSGSWQDILIAFPVNIREIERIIRLAKKVTRLGLLVESPFTVNYLSEHLTNEVDIYIKIDTGYHRTGIDYTQQEDVEATLMAIERGDKVRFAGFLVHAGHTYDVEGKSNVEVIHREALDALGSLEQRYRSRFPHMVISYGDTPSASLMDNFAPAAELRPGNLIYYDVMQMYIGACTWDQIAVCMACPIVSLHPERSEIVVYGGGVHFSKDVVERNGKKIFGLPVELTESGWSAPPEGSYVRKLSQEHGVVKVPQSWVETYQPGDLLGVLPIHSCLAVDCISDCYTMVGDRLDLFQP, encoded by the coding sequence ATGCGATCTACTTTCCCTCAAATTCAAAAGCCCACTTTGTTGGTCGATAAAAACAAGGCCCTGGCGAACCTTGAAAAGATGTCTATGAAAGCTGCAAAGGCAGGGCTTTCCTACCGTCCTCATTTTAAAACCCACCAATCAATAGCGGTGGGTGAATGGCATAGAGCTTACGACATTGATAAGATTGCCGTAAGCAGTGTGGATATGGCTGATTATTTTTCGGGGAGCTGGCAGGATATTCTCATAGCCTTTCCTGTAAATATCAGGGAAATAGAGAGGATCATTAGACTGGCCAAAAAGGTGACGCGGCTAGGACTTTTAGTGGAGTCGCCTTTTACTGTAAATTATCTATCGGAGCACCTGACCAATGAGGTAGACATATACATCAAGATAGATACCGGCTATCACAGAACCGGGATTGATTACACTCAGCAAGAAGACGTGGAGGCTACCCTCATGGCAATAGAGAGAGGGGATAAAGTACGTTTCGCCGGATTTCTGGTGCATGCAGGCCATACCTATGATGTAGAAGGAAAATCGAATGTAGAAGTAATCCACAGAGAAGCCCTCGATGCTCTGGGTAGTCTGGAGCAAAGATACCGAAGCCGTTTTCCTCACATGGTGATCTCATATGGTGATACGCCAAGTGCAAGCCTTATGGATAATTTTGCGCCGGCGGCTGAGCTTAGGCCTGGTAACCTCATCTATTATGATGTAATGCAGATGTACATAGGTGCCTGTACCTGGGATCAGATCGCTGTCTGCATGGCCTGCCCTATAGTTTCTCTTCACCCGGAACGCTCTGAAATAGTGGTATACGGCGGAGGAGTACATTTTTCAAAGGATGTGGTGGAAAGGAACGGCAAAAAAATATTTGGTCTGCCTGTAGAGTTGACCGAGTCGGGATGGTCTGCCCCACCGGAAGGTTCCTATGTGCGAAAGTTAAGTCAGGAACACGGCGTAGTAAAAGTACCTCAGAGTTGGGTGGAGACTTACCAGCCTGGCGATTTGCTTGGTGTTTTGCCTATACACTCTTGTCTGGCGGTGGATTGTATATCTGATTGCTACACCATGGTCGGGGACAGGCTGGACCTCTTTCAGCCCTGA
- a CDS encoding glycosyltransferase family 4 protein, producing the protein MKIAIVLNTSWNIYNFRMGLVKALLKEGHEVVTVAPEDEFSPLLVEAGCQYEKVTMDSRGASPLKDFGLLLELRRIYKRTAPDVVLHFTIKPNIYGTVAAATLGIPSINNVSGLGTVFLKDNLVNRIAIGLYRAVFRLPKLVFFQNKHDLNLFLEKRLVKKQITGLLPGSGIALDHFIPSKFELHKPFTFLMISRLIYDKGVLEYVEAAKKLRAKGLKARFQLLGAKDPKHKRGISTEQIDQWIAEGDIEYLGTSKDVRENINKSDCVVLPSYREGTPRTLLEAASLCKPIVATDVPGCTNVVTDNVNGFLCKAKDAHDLASKMEMMLKAETEQISEMGENGRRIVEERFDERIVIEKYLAAVEKQALVAGNLAVSEY; encoded by the coding sequence ATGAAGATAGCAATTGTTCTCAATACCTCCTGGAATATTTACAACTTCAGGATGGGATTGGTTAAAGCACTTTTAAAGGAAGGACACGAGGTAGTAACGGTGGCCCCTGAAGATGAATTTTCCCCCCTATTGGTAGAGGCTGGTTGCCAATATGAGAAGGTAACAATGGATAGCCGTGGAGCTAGCCCTCTAAAAGACTTTGGCCTGTTACTTGAACTCAGAAGGATATACAAGAGAACAGCCCCTGATGTAGTTCTTCACTTTACCATTAAGCCTAACATTTACGGAACAGTTGCCGCAGCCACTTTAGGTATTCCGTCCATCAATAATGTCAGCGGCCTCGGGACCGTTTTTCTCAAAGATAATCTTGTTAATCGTATAGCCATTGGGCTTTACCGGGCTGTTTTTCGCCTGCCAAAACTGGTGTTTTTTCAAAATAAGCACGACCTGAATCTATTTCTGGAAAAGCGGCTTGTGAAAAAGCAGATAACCGGCTTGCTGCCAGGATCTGGGATTGCCCTTGATCACTTTATCCCCTCCAAGTTTGAGCTCCATAAGCCTTTTACCTTTCTAATGATCAGCCGGCTTATATATGATAAAGGCGTTCTTGAGTACGTGGAGGCAGCTAAGAAACTCAGGGCCAAAGGGTTAAAGGCAAGGTTTCAGTTGCTTGGTGCCAAAGACCCCAAGCATAAGCGGGGTATTTCAACTGAACAAATAGACCAATGGATAGCGGAAGGCGATATCGAATATCTGGGCACAAGTAAAGATGTTCGAGAGAATATCAATAAGTCCGACTGTGTTGTTCTGCCCAGTTACCGTGAAGGTACTCCCCGCACGCTGCTTGAAGCCGCGAGCCTTTGTAAGCCCATTGTCGCTACTGATGTGCCGGGATGCACCAACGTAGTGACAGATAACGTGAATGGCTTTCTGTGCAAAGCGAAAGATGCCCATGACCTTGCCAGTAAAATGGAAATGATGCTTAAGGCCGAAACAGAGCAAATCTCTGAAATGGGTGAAAACGGACGCAGAATTGTCGAAGAAAGATTCGACGAGAGAATCGTAATAGAAAAATACCTGGCAGCTGTGGAAAAGCAGGCCTTAGTGGCTGGTAACCTGGCTGTTTCAGAGTATTAA
- a CDS encoding polysaccharide biosynthesis/export family protein: MNKRIIRISGLLLLAFNLLSCSAYKQHIMFRTAEDFPSGKVGMAVAEAERTYRIRPYDRLTVEVFTNSGERIIDPNFELYETGENGEHRLLEYTVQENGMVRLPVVGELEVGGYTLFQADSLLKVAYSEYFVEPFVISNYVNKRVIVLGGSGGQVIPVVNQNTSVIEVLAMAGGIPMYNKAHNIRLIRGDLDDPIVQVIDLSTIEGMKSASLSVMPGDIIYVEQMARPGESIRDVAPLLSIITSVLSLTVVLLRNN; the protein is encoded by the coding sequence TTGAACAAACGGATAATACGCATATCAGGGCTGCTTTTATTGGCATTTAACCTCCTGTCATGTAGCGCCTATAAGCAACACATAATGTTTCGTACGGCCGAGGATTTTCCTTCAGGAAAGGTAGGCATGGCTGTAGCCGAAGCTGAACGTACCTACCGCATAAGGCCTTATGACAGGCTCACAGTTGAAGTATTTACTAATAGCGGAGAGCGAATTATTGACCCTAATTTTGAACTGTACGAAACAGGTGAGAACGGTGAGCACCGGCTTCTTGAATATACGGTACAGGAGAATGGCATGGTGCGGTTGCCGGTTGTGGGCGAACTCGAGGTTGGGGGCTACACTCTCTTCCAGGCTGATAGTCTGCTTAAGGTAGCATACAGCGAATATTTTGTTGAACCCTTCGTCATTTCTAATTACGTAAATAAGCGTGTTATTGTATTAGGCGGATCTGGAGGGCAGGTCATTCCGGTGGTGAACCAAAATACCAGTGTCATAGAGGTGCTGGCTATGGCCGGAGGGATACCGATGTATAATAAAGCACATAATATACGGTTGATCAGAGGTGACCTGGATGATCCGATTGTGCAGGTTATCGATTTATCCACCATCGAGGGAATGAAATCTGCCTCTCTTAGTGTTATGCCTGGAGATATAATTTACGTAGAGCAAATGGCTCGTCCTGGTGAATCTATTCGCGACGTGGCTCCACTGCTATCAATAATTACCAGTGTACTCAGCCTCACGGTTGTGCTTTTGCGAAACAACTAG
- a CDS encoding tyrosine-protein phosphatase — protein MKSTPKRKTVPFRVDIHSHFIPGIDDGSETMEQTIHMLRRMEEFGYQKVITTPHIIHDTYRNTPEIILEGVRKVQEAVKKESIPIRIEAAAEYYLDEFFMEKLANKSEKILSFGDDYVLIETSFINEPVFLEHAIFELQSQGYKPVLAHPERYLYFHNKKEELSRLKERGLLLQVNLNSLNGYYAKPASNIAAWIIENKMANFLGSDCHHDRHLDNIGKVINSKLFDKALDNPLLNTELI, from the coding sequence ATGAAATCTACCCCGAAGAGAAAAACTGTTCCCTTTCGGGTTGATATCCACTCGCATTTTATTCCCGGTATAGATGATGGCTCTGAGACCATGGAGCAGACTATTCATATGCTCAGGCGTATGGAAGAATTTGGCTACCAAAAGGTCATTACCACGCCTCATATTATCCACGATACCTATCGTAATACCCCCGAAATTATTTTAGAGGGTGTGAGAAAAGTACAGGAAGCGGTGAAAAAAGAGAGTATCCCTATTAGGATTGAAGCTGCGGCTGAGTATTACCTTGATGAGTTTTTCATGGAAAAACTTGCGAACAAAAGTGAAAAGATACTAAGCTTTGGTGATGATTATGTGCTCATTGAAACGTCATTTATTAATGAGCCTGTATTTCTGGAGCATGCCATATTCGAGTTGCAGTCGCAAGGGTACAAGCCTGTATTGGCCCACCCTGAGAGGTACCTGTATTTTCATAATAAGAAAGAAGAGCTGAGCCGCCTAAAAGAGCGAGGGTTGTTGTTGCAGGTAAACCTTAATTCTTTAAATGGATATTACGCCAAACCTGCCTCGAACATCGCTGCGTGGATTATTGAAAACAAAATGGCTAACTTCCTGGGTAGTGACTGTCACCATGACAGGCACCTTGACAATATCGGGAAGGTCATCAACTCTAAATTATTTGATAAAGCATTAGATAACCCCCTTTTGAACACAGAACTAATTTAA
- a CDS encoding DUF368 domain-containing protein codes for MRRVKDYVLLFFKGVAMGGADAVPGVSGGTIAFITGIYEELLDSIGEVDVSALKLLFKGRFVDFWNKINGSFLIVLLSGILFSLLSLAKVITFLLETYPIQLWSFFFGLIIISSIYVARSIKRWYLGVFIAGAIGIAIAYYITIISPAETPTEPWFIFLSGALAICAMILPGISGSFILLILGKYQYIFDALSNFKLSTLVLFGSGCVTGLLVFSRVIGWLLDRYENIAIALLSGFMVGSLNKIWPWKSVVKYYTDRHGEVQPLITENVLPNQYAEVTGSDPMLFQAILFMALGILLVLLIEIAANFLKKNS; via the coding sequence ATGAGAAGAGTAAAGGATTACGTCCTTTTGTTTTTTAAAGGCGTAGCCATGGGCGGGGCTGATGCAGTTCCCGGCGTATCCGGGGGTACTATTGCCTTTATCACAGGTATCTATGAAGAGCTGCTGGATAGTATTGGCGAGGTGGATGTCTCTGCCCTTAAACTCCTCTTTAAAGGAAGGTTTGTAGATTTCTGGAATAAGATAAACGGAAGTTTTCTCATTGTCCTTTTATCCGGAATACTATTTAGCCTGCTATCACTGGCTAAGGTTATTACTTTTTTACTTGAGACATACCCAATACAGTTGTGGTCCTTTTTCTTCGGGCTTATTATTATTTCATCCATATATGTAGCCCGAAGCATTAAACGCTGGTACCTCGGGGTGTTTATCGCAGGTGCCATAGGTATAGCTATTGCCTATTACATCACGATCATCTCTCCGGCTGAGACCCCTACCGAACCATGGTTTATCTTCCTATCAGGGGCATTAGCTATTTGCGCTATGATCCTGCCTGGCATTAGCGGCTCCTTTATCTTACTGATTCTAGGTAAGTATCAGTATATTTTTGACGCCCTGTCCAATTTCAAATTAAGCACTTTGGTGCTTTTTGGAAGTGGATGTGTTACCGGGTTACTCGTTTTTTCACGGGTCATAGGTTGGCTTCTGGACCGGTATGAAAATATTGCTATCGCCCTTCTGTCAGGTTTTATGGTTGGTTCATTGAATAAAATCTGGCCATGGAAGTCGGTTGTAAAGTACTATACCGATCGTCATGGGGAGGTACAGCCCCTGATCACTGAAAATGTACTTCCTAACCAATATGCTGAAGTAACAGGGTCCGACCCTATGCTTTTCCAGGCCATACTCTTTATGGCGTTGGGGATACTTCTTGTACTGCTGATTGAAATTGCAGCTAATTTTCTGAAGAAAAACAGCTAA